Proteins encoded within one genomic window of Pigmentiphaga sp. H8:
- a CDS encoding TcpQ domain-containing protein, translated as MHPCRIAVSVVASFACGTAAAQALPAPAGTDGAFDFSYRIAGDKRVAPVQVFDDGRQTYLQFRVGQVLPAVFSVGPQGERLAPVAWQGGYAVVAGTAREYLLRIGEVVARAQYHGRAARSGADAPINREGYPADLDEPAVALASARSPTAAAGAGRAAVDPAPVRRAAYDATPADRTMRQALRRWATAAGWTFEPEHWTVDVDIPLAGSASLGSDFKSAVRELLASTELSAHPLQPCFYSNRVLRVVPHAESCDRTSAPAGRQG; from the coding sequence ATGCATCCGTGCCGTATTGCCGTCTCCGTCGTTGCGTCGTTCGCCTGCGGAACCGCCGCCGCGCAAGCCCTGCCGGCACCTGCCGGCACGGATGGCGCTTTCGATTTCTCCTATCGCATCGCGGGTGACAAACGCGTCGCCCCCGTGCAGGTCTTCGACGACGGGCGGCAGACCTATCTGCAATTCCGGGTCGGGCAGGTGCTGCCCGCCGTCTTCAGCGTGGGGCCCCAGGGCGAAAGGCTGGCACCGGTGGCCTGGCAGGGCGGATACGCGGTGGTGGCCGGCACGGCTCGCGAGTACTTGCTGCGGATAGGCGAGGTCGTGGCGCGAGCGCAGTATCACGGACGCGCTGCCCGTTCCGGCGCCGATGCCCCCATCAATAGGGAAGGCTATCCCGCCGATCTGGACGAGCCGGCGGTCGCGCTGGCGTCCGCTCGATCGCCTACCGCCGCGGCCGGTGCGGGACGTGCCGCCGTGGATCCTGCTCCCGTCCGCCGCGCCGCGTACGATGCCACGCCGGCCGACCGGACCATGCGCCAGGCCCTGCGTCGTTGGGCCACGGCGGCCGGCTGGACATTCGAGCCCGAACACTGGACGGTCGACGTCGATATCCCATTGGCCGGATCGGCCAGCCTGGGCAGCGATTTCAAGTCGGCCGTGCGCGAACTGCTGGCGTCCACCGAACTGTCCGCCCATCCCTTGCAGCCGTGCTTCTATTCCAATCGCGTGCTGCGCGTCGTTCCCCATGCCGAGTCGTGCGACCGTACCAGCGCGCCGGCCGGACGCCAGGGGTAG
- a CDS encoding sulfurtransferase TusA family protein, with amino-acid sequence MNTEPVAFDLEVDAKGLKCPLPILRAKKALATLESGQVLKVVATDKGSVRDFQAFSKQTGNELLAQEDDGEVFVHYMKRR; translated from the coding sequence ATGAATACCGAACCGGTGGCGTTCGACCTCGAGGTGGATGCCAAGGGACTCAAATGTCCCTTGCCCATCCTGCGTGCCAAGAAGGCGCTGGCGACGCTCGAGAGCGGTCAGGTGCTGAAGGTCGTGGCCACCGACAAGGGGTCGGTGCGCGATTTCCAGGCCTTTTCCAAACAGACCGGCAACGAGCTGCTGGCGCAGGAAGACGACGGCGAAGTATTCGTCCACTACATGAAACGTCGCTGA
- a CDS encoding GspE/PulE family protein: MSPLIWGRSVVTSLAGNRLSASGAAAASRQEAGDEVDGAEGEAFAALVARMDGRDQLARMTPAFKRVLRSGFDVGSLLDKLCPVELEDGRVALFTVDDYARSEQIEEFERMVRARGRTLARPARIVVPATLLLSIVRGQITGDTLRSRRRVLLDPVKSAMASAFHDIVAWGARHGASDIHVNLRAAHPESEIRYTLGGRYVMPERFRGMQTSTLREVLAVAYMDIQGGNGAVFDPMIEQQGSILHDVEGVSFMLRWASLATDAGASVTMRLLRMDMRQQPPDFARLGYLPSQIRVLERALVAEGGAIVLAGVVGSGKSTTIASMMSRIPPTRKVITLEDPVEYLIPNALQNSVSRSLDGTVSNEFDAKLKTIKRSAMNDLLIGEIRDHSTGRAFMDLASSGSNLYTTTHAGGAALIPDRLASDFIGVSRRLLATPGILKLLVYQTLLPVLCRHCALPLTALFERDGAAAGSGPGNAHWRRYADRLHALYALDIPALRVRNPDGCPACRQSSLVELHGYAGRTVAAEMIDPSVDDGFLRLVRDADTLALRDYFRFQRRSAFDHADMTGKTAMECAVYKSSQGLVDPRDIEPRFVSFETVELRRSRTSRVAPGRRRPRRLASGRVPAPIGRRYA; encoded by the coding sequence ATGAGCCCGCTCATCTGGGGACGGTCGGTCGTGACGTCGCTGGCAGGCAACCGTCTGAGCGCGTCGGGCGCGGCCGCGGCGTCCCGCCAGGAAGCAGGGGACGAAGTGGATGGGGCGGAAGGCGAGGCGTTTGCTGCGCTGGTCGCGCGTATGGACGGCCGCGATCAGCTCGCCCGGATGACGCCCGCCTTCAAGCGTGTGCTTCGCTCCGGATTCGACGTCGGCAGCCTGCTGGACAAGCTCTGCCCCGTCGAGCTGGAGGATGGCCGGGTAGCCTTGTTCACCGTCGACGACTATGCGCGCAGCGAGCAGATCGAGGAGTTCGAGCGCATGGTGCGGGCGCGGGGCCGGACCCTGGCCAGACCCGCGCGCATCGTGGTGCCGGCGACGCTGCTGCTGTCCATCGTACGCGGGCAGATCACGGGGGACACTTTACGTTCGCGTCGCCGGGTGCTGCTCGATCCGGTCAAGAGCGCCATGGCGTCGGCGTTCCATGACATCGTCGCCTGGGGCGCGCGCCATGGCGCCAGCGACATCCACGTCAACCTGCGGGCGGCCCACCCCGAATCCGAGATCCGCTACACCCTGGGCGGCCGCTACGTGATGCCGGAACGATTCCGAGGCATGCAGACCAGCACGCTGCGGGAGGTGCTGGCCGTCGCCTACATGGACATACAGGGCGGAAACGGCGCCGTCTTCGATCCCATGATCGAACAGCAGGGCAGCATCCTGCACGATGTCGAAGGCGTGTCCTTCATGCTGCGCTGGGCATCGCTGGCCACCGACGCGGGCGCCTCGGTCACCATGCGGCTGCTAAGGATGGACATGCGCCAGCAGCCGCCGGATTTCGCCCGGCTCGGGTATCTGCCTTCGCAGATCCGGGTCCTGGAACGGGCGCTGGTCGCCGAGGGCGGGGCGATCGTGCTCGCGGGGGTAGTCGGGTCCGGCAAATCGACCACCATCGCTTCGATGATGTCCCGCATCCCGCCTACCCGCAAGGTCATCACGCTCGAAGACCCGGTCGAATATCTCATCCCCAACGCGCTCCAGAACAGCGTCAGCAGATCGCTCGACGGCACGGTGTCCAACGAATTCGACGCCAAGCTCAAGACCATCAAGCGGTCCGCGATGAATGACCTGCTCATCGGCGAGATACGCGACCATTCCACGGGCAGGGCCTTCATGGACCTCGCCAGTTCGGGCAGCAACCTGTACACCACGACGCACGCGGGCGGCGCCGCGCTGATCCCGGACCGCCTGGCCTCGGATTTCATCGGCGTCTCCCGCAGGCTGCTGGCGACGCCCGGGATCCTGAAGCTTCTCGTCTACCAGACTCTGCTGCCGGTGCTGTGCCGGCACTGTGCCTTGCCGCTGACCGCGTTGTTCGAGCGCGATGGCGCGGCCGCGGGCTCCGGCCCGGGAAACGCCCACTGGCGACGCTACGCCGATCGGCTGCATGCCCTGTATGCGCTGGACATCCCGGCGCTGAGGGTGCGCAACCCCGATGGTTGCCCCGCTTGCCGGCAGAGCAGCCTGGTGGAACTGCACGGCTATGCAGGCCGCACCGTCGCCGCCGAGATGATCGACCCTTCCGTCGACGACGGCTTCCTGCGGCTGGTGCGCGATGCGGATACGCTGGCGCTGCGCGATTACTTCCGCTTCCAGCGCCGCAGTGCGTTCGACCATGCCGACATGACGGGCAAGACGGCCATGGAGTGCGCGGTCTACAAGTCATCGCAAGGCTTGGTCGATCCGCGCGACATCGAGCCCCGGTTCGTCAGTTTCGAGACGGTTGAACTGCGCAGGAGCCGGACCTCGCGGGTGGCGCCTGGACGCCGGCGGCCGCGCAGGCTGGCATCCGGCCGCGTCCCGGCGCCCATCGGACGCCGCTACGCATGA
- a CDS encoding type II secretion system protein, with the protein MAHMPVRAHPPAVIAARQRGWTLIELAIVASIAMVLVVLAGGRLIREVDDAAAQATGTYLLAIKGAMDGYLVRHYDTLAEGGSVAGVVSALAPTLDELRSAGLLQGGFPERTPFNQSVAIRIERSAACPENGCRVDALIHTSTPLRPPGTPEPDPGVLAQVVMASGGYGAAAYPDQPAVMRGATYAVPNPLGATAGVVGAVASLDTTMFQQFVRMRDSRNPDLQGGLDVKGVVRLHDSLALRGPAGDCLTATNTGVLTVQCAGVLQARTGLFRADNGSVVRIDPASGIVASQRIHAAAGLSTDRGSIFDAADAQPTLRVAAGQMIVATGAGLALSVVGRDLVGHAGVSVDRLGVREVAAANTACTARISSQAGANAEFARTSAGGLLVCADGTWRELAALASTGGACNPNGAFATDSGSGTGLVCRLGVWMRADDLLSSYVMTGSQIVASGDSVLKPACGRLGTAAGTPLIYLLPQIESSKASSFTRKAVDAGAGWQVQLLDHDGTILGGPARAIAQVYCKY; encoded by the coding sequence ATGGCACATATGCCCGTCCGGGCCCACCCGCCGGCTGTCATCGCGGCACGCCAGCGTGGATGGACCCTGATCGAACTGGCCATCGTCGCCAGTATCGCGATGGTTCTCGTCGTCCTGGCAGGCGGCCGCCTGATCCGGGAGGTGGACGACGCGGCCGCACAGGCCACGGGCACGTATCTGCTCGCCATCAAGGGCGCCATGGACGGTTATCTGGTGCGGCACTACGACACGTTGGCCGAGGGTGGATCCGTCGCCGGCGTGGTGTCTGCGCTCGCGCCCACCCTGGATGAGCTGCGGAGTGCCGGCTTGCTTCAAGGCGGGTTTCCCGAGCGCACGCCGTTCAACCAGTCCGTCGCCATCCGCATCGAACGCAGCGCCGCCTGTCCGGAAAACGGGTGCAGGGTGGATGCCCTGATCCACACCTCCACGCCGCTGCGCCCGCCCGGAACGCCGGAACCGGATCCCGGCGTCCTGGCCCAGGTCGTCATGGCCAGCGGCGGGTACGGCGCCGCGGCTTACCCGGACCAGCCTGCCGTGATGCGTGGTGCGACCTACGCCGTTCCCAATCCGCTGGGCGCGACGGCAGGCGTCGTGGGCGCCGTGGCCAGCCTGGACACCACCATGTTCCAGCAGTTCGTGCGCATGCGCGACAGCCGCAACCCCGACCTGCAAGGCGGGCTGGACGTGAAAGGCGTGGTACGGCTGCACGACTCCCTGGCGCTGCGCGGTCCGGCCGGCGATTGCCTGACGGCAACGAATACCGGCGTCTTGACAGTGCAGTGCGCCGGCGTGCTGCAGGCCAGGACAGGCCTGTTCCGGGCCGACAACGGCAGCGTCGTCCGCATCGACCCCGCCTCGGGCATCGTCGCCAGCCAGCGCATCCACGCCGCCGCCGGGCTGTCCACCGACCGGGGGTCGATCTTCGATGCCGCCGACGCGCAACCCACCTTGCGTGTGGCAGCGGGCCAGATGATCGTCGCAACGGGGGCCGGCCTCGCGCTTTCCGTGGTGGGCCGCGACCTGGTCGGACATGCGGGCGTCTCCGTCGACCGGCTGGGCGTCAGGGAAGTCGCCGCGGCCAACACCGCATGCACGGCCCGGATTTCCTCCCAGGCAGGGGCCAACGCGGAGTTCGCCCGCACGTCCGCGGGCGGGCTGCTGGTGTGCGCCGACGGGACCTGGCGCGAACTCGCGGCACTGGCCTCGACGGGCGGCGCCTGCAACCCCAACGGCGCCTTCGCCACCGACTCCGGCTCGGGCACCGGACTCGTCTGCCGCCTTGGCGTCTGGATGCGCGCCGACGATCTCCTGTCCAGCTACGTCATGACCGGCAGCCAGATCGTCGCGTCCGGCGACAGCGTCCTGAAACCCGCCTGCGGCCGGCTCGGCACCGCCGCCGGAACACCGCTTATCTACCTGCTGCCGCAGATCGAGTCCTCCAAGGCTTCGTCGTTCACTCGCAAGGCCGTGGATGCCGGGGCCGGGTGGCAGGTGCAGTTGCTGGACCACGACGGAACGATTCTTGGCGGCCCGGCCAGGGCCATCGCACAGGTTTATTGCAAATATTGA
- a CDS encoding prepilin-type N-terminal cleavage/methylation domain-containing protein codes for MSHFLHARPARQQGFTLVEVAIVAAIVLIAAIIGIPAINGYIIENKVPAVGQELHRFIARAKVSSQGLGNTPYTGMGIAQLANSLRSSSVITVAGTGSTATVRHGLGATDGRIVLAADTITSSGDAFGLTLDKVNEAACPGLAAVMQRVSERIVINSVTVKQPGTGGAAGAYNAVGADAACTSGDTNSFSFTAR; via the coding sequence ATGTCTCACTTTCTCCACGCTCGTCCCGCCCGCCAGCAGGGCTTCACCCTGGTCGAGGTCGCCATCGTCGCCGCCATCGTCCTGATCGCGGCCATCATCGGCATCCCTGCCATCAACGGCTACATCATCGAGAACAAGGTCCCGGCGGTGGGGCAGGAACTGCACCGCTTCATCGCGCGAGCCAAGGTCTCCAGCCAGGGGTTGGGCAATACGCCCTATACGGGCATGGGCATCGCCCAACTCGCCAATTCACTGCGCAGCAGCAGCGTCATCACCGTGGCGGGAACGGGCTCCACGGCCACGGTCCGCCACGGCCTGGGGGCGACGGACGGCCGGATCGTGCTCGCCGCCGATACCATCACCTCGTCCGGAGACGCCTTCGGGCTGACGCTGGACAAGGTCAACGAAGCGGCCTGCCCCGGGCTGGCGGCCGTCATGCAGCGGGTGTCCGAGCGCATCGTCATCAATAGCGTCACGGTCAAGCAGCCGGGCACGGGCGGTGCGGCGGGAGCCTACAACGCCGTGGGCGCGGATGCCGCCTGCACCAGCGGCGACACGAACTCATTTTCCTTTACGGCCCGCTAG
- a CDS encoding general secretion pathway protein, with the protein MTTHRERARVAWCAARFRPGRADYYDYLADVMEASNGRKTLRDIFLDDARRYAGHARGVLSAYWATRYQNVGGDLHETLRSTLPDDDLGLLRMAQRGGAGALEQTLRDVAAVTRLADEARRTLTATLSAALAAVLVSFGMAVAVPLFTVPRLKRAFGAVPDEFLGSLTRRLYAFAEFIHGNLFVSALALGLVVYFVGWSLPNLTGRVRRVLDRHFIWRLYRDLQGIRFLASLATMVKRRGNVSTALREALELQVEGANPWRRWHLERMIANIDDGRVGSATFDTGIVEPETLWFLADLIAARGMDSALQQTRVRLEERSLRQVARRAMAARWVLLLAAVGVALSLVFWHVGVVNEMRSALTNYYSSR; encoded by the coding sequence ATGACCACGCATCGCGAACGCGCGCGCGTCGCCTGGTGCGCGGCGCGGTTCAGGCCCGGGCGCGCCGACTACTACGACTATCTGGCCGATGTCATGGAGGCCAGCAACGGCCGCAAGACGCTGCGCGACATCTTCCTGGACGATGCCCGGCGCTACGCGGGCCATGCGCGGGGCGTGCTGTCGGCCTATTGGGCAACGCGCTACCAGAACGTTGGCGGAGATCTGCACGAGACCCTGCGCTCGACGCTGCCAGACGACGACCTGGGCCTGCTCCGGATGGCCCAGCGGGGAGGGGCCGGCGCGCTCGAACAGACCTTGCGCGATGTGGCGGCGGTGACGCGGCTGGCGGATGAAGCCCGGCGCACGCTGACCGCCACCCTGTCGGCAGCGCTTGCCGCCGTGCTCGTCTCGTTCGGGATGGCCGTCGCCGTGCCGCTGTTCACGGTGCCGCGCCTGAAGCGTGCGTTCGGCGCCGTTCCCGACGAATTCCTGGGCAGCCTGACCCGGCGGCTCTATGCCTTTGCCGAGTTCATCCACGGCAACCTGTTCGTATCGGCGTTGGCATTGGGCCTGGTCGTCTATTTCGTGGGCTGGTCCCTGCCCAATCTCACCGGCCGCGTTCGCCGGGTGCTGGACCGGCATTTCATCTGGCGCCTTTATCGGGACCTGCAGGGCATACGCTTCCTGGCGTCGCTGGCGACCATGGTCAAGCGCCGGGGCAACGTCAGCACGGCGCTGCGCGAGGCGCTGGAGCTGCAGGTGGAGGGCGCCAATCCATGGCGGCGCTGGCACCTGGAAAGGATGATCGCCAACATCGACGATGGCCGCGTGGGCAGCGCCACGTTCGACACCGGCATCGTCGAGCCCGAAACCCTGTGGTTCCTGGCCGACCTGATCGCGGCGCGCGGCATGGACAGCGCCTTGCAGCAGACGCGCGTGCGCCTGGAAGAGCGCTCGCTGCGGCAGGTGGCCAGGAGGGCGATGGCGGCCCGCTGGGTGCTGCTGCTGGCTGCCGTCGGCGTCGCATTGTCGCTGGTCTTCTGGCATGTCGGCGTCGTCAACGAAATGCGTTCCGCTTTGACCAACTACTACTCCAGCCGATGA
- a CDS encoding CAP domain-containing protein, whose amino-acid sequence MPTSSHTGDKLAAFTRLNEARLAAGVSAVKQNAQLDAAAQAHATYQVRNYVVGHGEDPNKPGFTGTGPIERAIAQGYVGNTVGEVISYTQPGIEAIESLLLSVYHLHALLDPRANQVGIGVDTTTTPAHLSSTSITLGSSSSGLLTTALTWHWPAAEQTNINPSFVPSNESPNPAPDLSLAGTPIMFCGAVGHFAPLHVSLVSLQEEGTSVSVPLRLLKNEVVQVDKDIEADVVVDPQLTPASVYQGCIFLLPVEALQPGKNYLVQIEATQAGESLSNAWSFTTRNSN is encoded by the coding sequence ATGCCCACGTCCAGCCATACGGGCGACAAGCTGGCCGCGTTCACGCGACTGAACGAAGCCCGCCTGGCGGCGGGGGTCAGCGCCGTGAAACAGAATGCTCAGTTGGATGCGGCCGCGCAGGCGCATGCGACGTATCAGGTCAGGAATTATGTGGTGGGGCATGGAGAGGATCCGAATAAACCTGGGTTTACAGGCACCGGACCCATAGAAAGAGCGATAGCGCAGGGATATGTCGGAAATACCGTAGGAGAAGTCATCAGCTACACCCAGCCAGGTATTGAAGCAATCGAATCACTACTCCTGTCGGTCTATCATTTACACGCCCTGCTCGACCCACGGGCCAATCAAGTTGGCATAGGGGTCGACACGACAACAACGCCGGCGCATCTGTCAAGCACAAGCATTACCCTGGGATCGTCCAGCAGCGGCTTGCTCACCACGGCATTGACATGGCACTGGCCGGCGGCGGAGCAGACGAATATTAATCCGAGCTTTGTTCCCTCCAATGAATCTCCGAACCCTGCGCCTGATCTATCTCTTGCCGGCACCCCTATTATGTTTTGCGGCGCAGTTGGGCACTTCGCCCCATTACATGTTTCTTTAGTTTCCCTCCAGGAGGAGGGTACAAGCGTCAGCGTTCCACTAAGGCTCCTCAAGAATGAAGTCGTGCAGGTCGATAAGGATATCGAGGCAGACGTCGTCGTGGACCCACAGTTAACACCCGCTTCGGTATATCAAGGCTGCATCTTCTTGCTGCCTGTTGAAGCACTTCAACCCGGTAAGAACTATTTGGTCCAGATCGAGGCAACTCAGGCGGGTGAAAGCCTGAGCAATGCATGGAGCTTCACAACCCGGAACTCAAACTAA
- the alaS gene encoding alanine--tRNA ligase translates to MKSAEIRQKFLQFFESKGHTVVPSSSLVPANDPTLLFTNSGMVQFKDVFLGNEVRPYKRATSSQRSVRAGGKHNDLENVGYTARHHTFFEMLGNFSFGDYFKRDAIHYAWELLTTVYKLPKEKLWVTVYQEDDEAYGIWQNEIGVPVERIVRIGDNKGARYASDNFWQMADTGPCGPCSEIFYDHGPGIWGGPPGSPEEDGDRYIEIWNLVFMQFDRDASGTMNPLPKPCVDTGMGLERIAAVLQHVHSNYEIDLFQNLIKAAARETGCADLANNSLKVIADHIRACSFLIVDGVIPGNEGRGYVLRRIIRRALRHGYKLGQTKPFFHRIVKDLVAEMGEAYPELAKAEARVEQVLRQEEERFGETLEHGMKILDGALAALKPGAALDGETLFNLYDTYGFPVDLTADICRERNVDVDMAGFEAAMTRQREQARAAGKFKMAAGLSYDGAKTVFEGYTHLAAQGKVTALYVDGASVPRIEAGQAAVVVLDRTPFYAESGGQVGDAGVLVQGAVRFDVEDTQKIQSDVFGHHGKLVSGSLAVGDTVDAQVDEVRRARTMRNHSATHLMHKALRQVLGEHVQQKGSLVDPDKTRFDFAHDAPMNADQIAQVEAIVNREVLGNTPVQAQLMAYDDAVKGGAMALFGEKYGDEVRVLDIGFSRELCGGTHVGRTGDIGLFKIVSEGGVAAGVRRVEAITGDNSLSYLQNLNATLASAAGALKVQPGDLPARIGQVQDQLKSLEKEIAQLKSKLASSAGNDLAASAVEVKGVKVLAAKLDGVDPKSLRETVDQLKNKLKSAAIVLAAVDGGKVSLVAGATADVSGKVKAGDLVNFVAQQVGGKGGGRPDMAMAGGTDPSGLPQALASVQGWVEGRL, encoded by the coding sequence ATGAAATCCGCCGAGATCCGTCAGAAATTCCTTCAGTTCTTCGAGTCCAAGGGCCACACCGTGGTGCCGTCCTCGTCGTTGGTGCCGGCCAATGACCCGACCCTGCTCTTCACCAATTCGGGCATGGTCCAGTTCAAGGACGTGTTCCTGGGCAACGAAGTGCGCCCCTACAAGCGCGCGACCTCGTCGCAGCGCAGCGTGCGCGCCGGCGGCAAGCACAATGATCTGGAAAACGTGGGCTACACGGCCCGGCACCATACGTTTTTCGAGATGCTGGGCAATTTCAGCTTCGGCGACTATTTCAAGCGCGACGCCATCCACTACGCCTGGGAGCTGCTGACCACGGTCTACAAGCTGCCCAAGGAAAAGCTGTGGGTCACGGTCTACCAGGAAGACGACGAGGCCTACGGCATCTGGCAGAACGAGATCGGCGTGCCGGTCGAGCGCATCGTCCGCATCGGCGACAACAAGGGTGCGCGCTACGCCTCCGATAATTTCTGGCAGATGGCGGACACGGGCCCCTGCGGTCCGTGCTCGGAAATCTTCTACGACCACGGCCCCGGGATCTGGGGCGGCCCCCCGGGATCGCCCGAGGAAGACGGCGACCGCTACATCGAGATCTGGAACCTGGTGTTCATGCAGTTCGACCGCGACGCGTCGGGCACCATGAACCCGCTGCCCAAGCCCTGCGTGGACACGGGCATGGGCCTGGAGCGGATCGCCGCGGTGCTGCAGCACGTGCATTCGAACTATGAAATCGACCTGTTCCAGAACCTGATCAAGGCCGCGGCGCGCGAAACCGGCTGTGCCGACCTGGCGAACAATTCGCTGAAGGTGATCGCCGACCATATCCGCGCCTGCTCGTTCCTGATCGTGGACGGCGTGATCCCGGGCAACGAAGGCCGCGGCTACGTGCTGCGCCGTATCATCCGCCGCGCGCTGCGCCATGGCTACAAGCTGGGCCAGACCAAGCCGTTCTTCCACCGCATCGTCAAGGATCTGGTGGCCGAGATGGGCGAGGCTTATCCCGAGCTGGCCAAGGCCGAGGCACGGGTGGAGCAGGTGCTGCGCCAGGAGGAAGAGCGTTTCGGGGAAACGCTGGAACACGGCATGAAGATCCTGGACGGCGCGCTGGCCGCGCTGAAGCCGGGCGCCGCGCTGGACGGCGAGACGCTGTTCAACCTGTACGACACCTACGGCTTCCCCGTGGACCTGACGGCCGATATCTGCCGCGAGCGCAACGTGGACGTGGACATGGCCGGTTTCGAGGCCGCGATGACCCGCCAGCGCGAGCAGGCCCGCGCCGCCGGCAAGTTCAAGATGGCCGCCGGCCTGTCGTACGACGGCGCCAAGACGGTGTTCGAGGGCTACACGCACCTGGCCGCGCAAGGCAAGGTCACGGCCCTGTATGTGGATGGCGCCTCGGTGCCGCGCATCGAGGCCGGCCAGGCCGCGGTGGTGGTGCTGGACCGCACGCCGTTCTACGCCGAGTCGGGCGGGCAGGTGGGCGATGCCGGCGTGCTGGTGCAGGGCGCGGTGCGTTTCGACGTGGAAGACACCCAGAAGATCCAGTCCGACGTGTTCGGCCATCATGGCAAGCTGGTGTCGGGTTCGCTGGCGGTGGGTGACACGGTCGATGCCCAGGTGGATGAAGTCCGCCGCGCGCGCACGATGCGCAACCACTCGGCCACCCATCTGATGCACAAGGCGCTGCGCCAGGTGCTGGGCGAGCACGTGCAGCAGAAGGGCTCGCTGGTCGATCCGGACAAGACCCGCTTCGATTTCGCGCACGACGCGCCCATGAACGCGGACCAGATCGCTCAGGTGGAAGCCATCGTCAACCGCGAGGTGCTGGGCAATACGCCGGTGCAGGCGCAGTTGATGGCCTACGACGATGCCGTCAAGGGCGGCGCGATGGCGCTGTTCGGCGAAAAATACGGCGACGAAGTGCGCGTGCTGGACATCGGCTTCTCGCGCGAACTGTGCGGCGGCACGCACGTGGGCCGCACGGGCGACATCGGCCTGTTCAAGATCGTGAGCGAAGGCGGCGTGGCCGCCGGCGTGCGCCGGGTCGAGGCCATTACCGGCGACAACAGCCTGTCCTATCTGCAGAACCTGAACGCCACGCTGGCCTCGGCCGCGGGCGCGCTGAAGGTGCAGCCGGGCGACCTGCCGGCGCGCATCGGCCAGGTGCAGGACCAGTTGAAGAGCCTGGAAAAGGAAATCGCCCAGCTCAAGAGCAAGCTGGCCAGCAGCGCCGGCAATGACCTGGCGGCCTCGGCGGTCGAGGTCAAGGGCGTGAAGGTGCTGGCCGCCAAGCTGGACGGCGTCGATCCCAAGTCGCTGCGCGAGACCGTGGATCAGCTCAAGAACAAGCTGAAGTCCGCCGCCATCGTGCTGGCCGCCGTCGACGGCGGCAAGGTCAGCCTGGTGGCCGGAGCCACGGCCGACGTGTCCGGCAAGGTCAAGGCGGGCGACCTGGTCAATTTCGTGGCCCAGCAGGTGGGCGGGAAGGGCGGCGGCCGGCCGGACATGGCGATGGCCGGCGGCACGGATCCCTCGGGTCTGCCGCAGGCGCTCGCCAGTGTGCAGGGCTGGGTCGAGGGCCGCCTGTGA
- a CDS encoding YqaE/Pmp3 family membrane protein produces MRLLLALLLPWLQFFTIGRPFAGIFCLILQLTLIGWIPAAIWSVYALSQYKTDQKIKKAMVGR; encoded by the coding sequence ATGCGTCTGCTTCTCGCGCTTCTCCTGCCCTGGCTCCAGTTCTTCACCATCGGCCGCCCCTTCGCCGGCATCTTCTGCCTGATCCTGCAATTGACGCTGATCGGCTGGATCCCGGCCGCGATCTGGTCGGTCTACGCGCTCAGCCAGTACAAGACCGACCAAAAGATCAAGAAGGCCATGGTCGGCCGGTAG